A region of Paenibacillus sp. 37 DNA encodes the following proteins:
- a CDS encoding WXG100 family type VII secretion target → MGRISVSLSDLRRAVQQCEQLQERLVQQEQKMRSIHSRLEQDWAGNAATTLGFKMQSFLNGTSSRMDELEAHKEALRRYIHRMEEADREDFRDRREHSMLS, encoded by the coding sequence ATGGGAAGAATATCGGTATCTTTATCCGATCTGAGAAGAGCCGTTCAGCAATGTGAGCAGTTGCAGGAGCGCTTAGTGCAGCAGGAGCAGAAGATGCGTTCAATACATAGTAGACTGGAGCAAGATTGGGCAGGAAATGCTGCCACAACGCTAGGATTCAAAATGCAATCTTTCCTGAACGGGACATCCAGCCGAATGGATGAATTGGAGGCGCATAAAGAAGCATTGCGACGATACATCCACAGGATGGAGGAAGCTGACCGTGAGGACTTCAGAGACCGGAGGGAGCACAGCATGCTGAGCTGA